The nucleotide sequence GGAGACCCCGCGGGGTGGCCGCGGCGATGCCCAGGTTCACGTAGTGCTTCTGGACGATCTCCTGGTTCGCCTCGTCCCAGGCCGAGTTCACCGCAGGGTTACGCCGGACCGCGACCAGCACCGCCTTCGCGATCAGCAGCAGCGGGTTCACCCGCAGCCCCTCGAACTCCCGGTCCAGCTTCAGCTCCGCGACCAGCTTCATCGTGCGCGTCACATCGAGCGTCACGAACTCCGTCACATGCGGCGCCGTGAACGCACTGTCCACCATCGCCTGCGCCGTCACCTTCCGAACGCCCCTGACCGCGATACGGGTCTCCCGGGCATCGGAGAGGCCCGTATCCGGGATGTCGGAGGACACGAGGGGCGCGGGGGCCACCACCGCATTCGCCTCCTGCTCCGGAGCGCAGGCCGCGTGTACGTCCTCGCGGGTGACGATCCCGTCCGGACCCGACGGCCTCACCGTCGCCAGATCGACTCCGAGGTCCTTGGCCAGCTTGCGGACCGGCGGCTTCGCCAGCGGACGTACGACGCCTCCGTTGATCCCACCCACCACGGACACCGGGGTCCCCTTGCGGGCCCGCCGCGTGGTGGAGGACTCGGCGACGCCGTACCCGACGAGCACCGGCTGACGTCCCTGCGGCGGCGCCTCGTCGGCCTGCTCCGGGACGGCGGCGAGGGGACGTGTGGTCTCCCCCGCGGTAGCCACCGTGATGATCGGGGTGCCCACCGCGACGGTCGTGCCCTCGGGGAAGAACAGCTCCCCGACCGTGCCGGTGAAGGGAATGGGCAGCTCGACCGCCGCCTTCGCCGTCTCGACCTCGCACACGACCTGGCCGTCCGTCACCGTGTCACCCGGTGCGACGTACCACTTGAGAATCTCCGCCTCAGCCAAGCCCTCGCCCACATCGGGCATCTTGAACTCGCGAACCATGGCTCAGCTCTCCTCAGTACGCCAACGAGCGGTCGACGGCATCGAGTACCCGGTCCAGGCCCGGCAGGTATTCCTGTTCGAGCCGGGCCGGTGGATACGGCGAGTGGTACCCGCCGACCCGCAGCACCGGTGCCTCCAGGTGGTAGAAGCACCGCTCGGTGATCCGGGCGGCGATCTCCGCGCCCGATCCGAAGAACACCGGCGCCTCGTGCACGATCACGAGCCGTCGCGTCTTCTGCACGGAGGTCTGCACCGCGTCGAAGTCCAGGGGAGACACCGAGCGCAGATCCAGTACCTCCAGCGACCTGCCCTCCGCTGCCGCCGCTGCCGCCGCGTCCAGGCAGACCTTGACCATCGGGCCGTACGCGGCGAGCGTCAGGTCCGATCCCTCACGGGCGACCTGCGCGGCGTGCAGGGAGGCCGGGGCGGTCCCGGTGTCGACCTCGCCCTTGTCCCAGTACCGCCGCTTCGGTTCGAGGAAGATGACCGGGTCGTCGCTCGCGATGGCCTGCCGCATCATCCAGTAGGCGTCCGAGGGGTTGGACGGCGAGACGACCTTCAGGCCCGCCACGTGCGCGAAGAGCGCCTCGGGCGACTCGGAGTGGTGCTCGACCGCGCCGATGCCACCGCCGTACGGGATACGGATCACGACCGGGAGCTTGATCTTGCCGAGCGCACGGGCGTGCATCTTCGCCAGCTGCGTGACGATCTGGTCGTACGCCGGGAAGACGAAACCGTCGAACTGGATCTCCACCACCGGGCGATAGCCCCGCAGAGCCAACCCGATCGCCGTACCCACGATCCCGGACTCGGCGAGCGGGGTGTCGATGACCCGGCCCTCACCGAAGTCCTTGTGCAGTCCGTCCGTGACCCGGAAGACACCGCCGAGCCTGCCGATGTCCTCGCCCATGAGCAGGACCTTGGGGTCGTCCTCCATCGCCTTGCGCAGCGACTCGTTGAGCGCCTTCGCGAGGGGCAACGTCGTTACGGTCATGGCTACTTGGCCTCCCGGTCCGTGAAGGACGCCTGATACGCCGCGAAGTCCGCCCGCTCCTCGTCCACCAGCGCATGGCCGTCCGCGTAGACGTGGGCGAAGATGTTCCCGGGGGGAGGTTCGGCGGTCTCCCGCAGGTCCGTGCGCAGTCGGCTCGCACGCTCCTCGCACCGGGTGTCGACGTCGGCGAAGAACGCTTCGTCGGCCCAGCCCCTGGACTCCAGCAGCGCCCTGACGCGGGCCAGCGGGTCCTTCGCGCGCCAGTGTTCGAGCTCCTCGCTGTCCCGGTAGCGGATCGGGTCGTCGGACGTGGTGTGGGCGCCCATGCGGTACGTGAACGCCTCGATCAGGGTCGGGCCCTCGCCCG is from Streptomyces sp. NBC_01267 and encodes:
- a CDS encoding dihydrolipoamide acetyltransferase family protein — protein: MVREFKMPDVGEGLAEAEILKWYVAPGDTVTDGQVVCEVETAKAAVELPIPFTGTVGELFFPEGTTVAVGTPIITVATAGETTRPLAAVPEQADEAPPQGRQPVLVGYGVAESSTTRRARKGTPVSVVGGINGGVVRPLAKPPVRKLAKDLGVDLATVRPSGPDGIVTREDVHAACAPEQEANAVVAPAPLVSSDIPDTGLSDARETRIAVRGVRKVTAQAMVDSAFTAPHVTEFVTLDVTRTMKLVAELKLDREFEGLRVNPLLLIAKAVLVAVRRNPAVNSAWDEANQEIVQKHYVNLGIAAATPRGLLVPNIKDAHAKTLPELARSLGELVATAREGKTSPAAMQGGTVTITNVGVFGVDTGTPILNPGESAILAVGAIKLQPWVHKGKVKPRQVTTLALSFDHRLIDGELGSKFLADIAAVLEHPKRLITWS
- a CDS encoding alpha-ketoacid dehydrogenase subunit beta, encoding MTVTTLPLAKALNESLRKAMEDDPKVLLMGEDIGRLGGVFRVTDGLHKDFGEGRVIDTPLAESGIVGTAIGLALRGYRPVVEIQFDGFVFPAYDQIVTQLAKMHARALGKIKLPVVIRIPYGGGIGAVEHHSESPEALFAHVAGLKVVSPSNPSDAYWMMRQAIASDDPVIFLEPKRRYWDKGEVDTGTAPASLHAAQVAREGSDLTLAAYGPMVKVCLDAAAAAAAEGRSLEVLDLRSVSPLDFDAVQTSVQKTRRLVIVHEAPVFFGSGAEIAARITERCFYHLEAPVLRVGGYHSPYPPARLEQEYLPGLDRVLDAVDRSLAY